In Myxococcales bacterium, the sequence GAGACGCGCAGGCGGCGAGCGTCAGCGACGTGCGCAAACCGAGCGAGGAGGGTGGCGATGTCCGTCGTCAACCACGTGCGCGCCTGCGCGCCTAGGCCGCGAGTGGCACCCGAGAGCTCGTAGTTCGGCATGCACAGAATCTCGTCGAACTGCGCGGGAAAGTGCTTCGCCCACTCGACGAGTTGCTCGTCGAGGCCTGGTGGCAGCTCTCGGTGCCACGACACGAGGCTTACCTCGTCACGCGCGAGTCGCTTGCATGCCTCCGACTCCGCGTCGGGTCGCCGGGGGCTCGAGACGTTGCCAACTTCCGTGCTCTGCATACGCGCTCCGAGAAGACAGAGAGCCAAGGTGTCACGTCATCACTAGCGAAGTAACCAGAACTAGCTGTATCGCATTGCGGATCGGTGTGCAATCGAGTTGCATGTGAGGCTGAGGCATTTGCGTCGCTCGGTGGTGCCCATCACAGACCTCGCCGGCCCCTCGGGTCAGCTCGGGCGGACTCCGGACCGCGCGCGTCGGCGCGCCCGCGGCCCGCGTCGAGGTGAATCTAGGCGGCGGAATGCGCCAGCGACGCTTGCTGCCGACGCAGACGGAAGTGTTCGGTAAGCCCACCCGCGAGCAACAGGAGAACGCCGGTCCACTCGATGGCGTGGAGGTCTCCCGCGAAGTGCCCGGTGGCGACGAGCGCCGACCCCGTTAGTGCGATGCCGATCGGCCAGGCGCGCCGCGTGCGCCAGGAACGCCAAGCGCTCAACCCGATGGAGGCGCTGATGGCGACGACGAGGAGCACGTGATGGTGGAACTCGCTCAACCCGAAGCCCACGCCGAGCACGGAGAACAGCTTCGCGTACGTGGACAGGCAAGCGGGGCAAACAGCGCAAGCGAGTACGGGCAGGATGGCAGACCACAGGCTGGCGGTTGGCGCCGCCACCTTCGGTGCTCGATGGGCAGCGCACTCGCATGCATGGTGGTGGGCGTGAACCTTGAGTCGCATGAGGGGTGACCGTAGCCGCCGCCGAGGCTTTACGCAACGCGATTGCATATGCGGCGCCATGCGCGCGCCCGGTATGCCTGGCAACAGGCGCTTGACGTGGCTGCAACCGCGTTGCATGTAGCGGCGATGCGTTCTCCCGCCCGCAAGTTGCCCGTCACGGTCCTGTCGGGATTCCTCGGTGCCGGCAAGACGACGCTCCTCAATCACGTTCTCGCTAACCGCGAGAACCGCAAGGTCGCGGTCATCGTGAACGACATGAGCGAGGTCAACGTCGACGCTCAGCTCATCAAGACAGGCAGCGCCTCGCTTTCGCGCGTCGATGAGAAGCTTGTAGAGATGCAGAACGGGTGCATCTGCTGCACGCTCCGCGAGGACTTGCTCGTCGAGGTCGGGAAGCTGGCCGCAGAAGGGCGGTTCGACTACTTGCTGGTGGAGTCCACGGGGATCTCGGAGCCCCTGCCGGTGGCCGAGACCTTCACGTTCGAGGACGAGTCGGGGAGAAGCCTCTCGGAGGTGGCTCGGCTGGACACGATGGTCACGGTGGTCGATGCGAAGAACTTCCTCGCTGACTGGCAGAGCGAGGACGATCTCCGTGCGCGAAAGATCGCGCTGGGTGACGACGACGAGCGCTCCGTTGCGGACCTCCTGGTCGAGCAGATCGAGTTCGCGAACGTGCTCGTAGTCTCAAAGCTTGATCTCGTGTCGCCCGTGGCGGCCGAGCGCTTGGAGGGCATGTTGCGTCACCTCAACCCCGATGCTCACGTCGTTCACGCCGACCGGGGGAAGGTGCCGCTCGATGCGGTGCTCGGCACCGGCCTCTTCGACTTCGAGAAGGCGGCGCAAGCCCCGGGTTGGATGAAGGAGCTGCGAGGCGAGCACGTGCCCGAGACGGTCGAGTATGGCATCGCTAGCTTCGCCTATCGGGCGCGCACCCCGTTCCATCCCGAGCGCTTCTGGGCGCTCCTTCAGGATCCGAGCACTTGGCATGGCGTCCTCCGGTCGAAGGGATTCTTCTGGCTGGCATCGCGGATGGACGTAACGGGGCTTTGGTCGCAGGCGGGCGGCTCAGCAACTTGCGAGGCCGCGGGCATGTGGTACGCGGCGTTGCCCAAGAGCGAGTGGCCCGACGACGACGATGGCCGCGCTCAGATCCGAAGCGACTGGCAAGAGCCGTGGGGAGACCGCAGGCAGGAGCTCGTCTTCATCGGTGTCGAGCTCGACGAGGCCGCGTTGCGCGCCAAGCTCGATGCCGCGCTGTTGACGAAGAAGGAGCTCGCTCTGGGACCAGAGGGCTGGCGCGCGCTGCGCGATCCGTTTCCCGAGTGGTCCGACGACGGGGTTGCAGCGTGACCGTCCGCCGCGACGCCGGCCGTGATCCTGGGGAGGCGCGCCGATGAGCACGCCGCTCGATTGGCTCGTCGTCGGCGGCGGCGTTCACGGTACGTACCTTTCGCACGTGCTGGTCAATCGAGCCGGCGTCGCGCCGGACCGAGTGCGCGTCCTCGACCCAGAGGAGCATCCGCTAGAGACCTTCTGGCGCGTAACGAACGCGACCGGGATGCACTATCTCCGGTCGCCGAGTGTCCACCATGTCGATCTTCATCCCTTCGCCCTTCGCAGGTTTGCAAAGAAGGGGGCGGGCAAACGCCTCGCGCGCTTCGTCCATCCCTACGACCGCCCGGGGTTGGACTTCTTCCGCGCACACGCCGAACACGTCGTCCGGGAGCACCGGCTCTGCGCACTGCGGGTGCGGTGCCGCGCCAAGGCGATCACGCGGCTCGACGAGGGGTACCGCGTCGAGACAGACCGAGGTGCGCTGGAATCGCGTCGCGTCGTTTTGGCTGTCGGGCTCGGCGAGCAGCTGTGCGTGCCCGCCTGGGCGCGAGAGCTCCAGGGCCACCCACGCATCGAACACATCTTCTCCGCGACCTTCCGCCGCGAGGCAGCCGCCGACGCGCGCTCGGTTGCCATTGTGGGGGGCGGCATCTCCGCGGCGCAACTGGCCTGCGCGCTCGCCGGGGCCGGCACCGAAGTCACGATCGTCGCTCGTCACGCGCCGCGCATCCATCGATTCGACAGCGAGCCCGAGTGGCTCGGGCCGAAGGCCATGGCCGGCTTCGCTCGGACCCGCGATCCACAAGAACGGCGCCGACTCATCGCGGCGGCGCGCCATCGCGGCTCCATGCCGCCCGAGATCGCTAGCGCCCTTCAGCGCGAGCAGAGGAGCGGGCGTGTGAAGTGGGTCGAGGCTGAACCGCGCGGCGTCGACCCAACGGCCACTCTTGTGCGGCTCCGGCTGGACCGCACGCCGAACCTCCTCGAGGCGGACCGCGTGGTGCTGGCGACGGGCTTCGACGGGCATCGCCCGGGAGGGGCTCTCCTTAGTGATGAGGCCGTCGACCGACTCGGACTGCCGCGTGCCGAGTGCGGCTACCCGCTCATCTCGCCGCGGCTGGAGTGGGCGAGAGGGCTGTTCGTAAGTGGACCGCTGGCGGAGCTGGAGCTCGGCCCGACGGCGAGAAACATCGCGGGCGCCCGGACCGCCGGCGAACGGCTCCTTGCGGCCGCTTGAGGGACGCGGGAGACTACGCGTCTCATGTCGACCAAGACCCGGCTCCTTCGTGACGACGACCTCCGACAGCTCCTGGTCGGCAAGGGCATTCGCGTGACAGAGCAGCGCATGGTGATCCTCCGCGAGCTGGCAAAGCTGCGAATCCCGGCGAGCCACCCTGAGCTTACGGAGCGCCTTGCAGGCGTCGATCTCGACCGCGCGACAATCTACCGCAATCTCATCTCGTTGACGGAAGCGGGGCTGCTCGTCAAGACGCAGCTCGGCGACAACGTGTGGCGCTTCGAGCTGCCCCACATGAAGTCCACACAGCACGGCGCGCACCCCCATTTCGTCTGCAATGACTGCGGCGACGTCGCTTGCCTGCCAGAGAGCGCCGTTGCGCTCCGCGGCGAGGCAGTCCGCAACCACGTTGCAGAAGTGCAGCTTCGCGGCCGCTGCGTCGCGTGCGTGCGGACGTAGGCCTCCCTCCTCGCGAGTGCTGTTGCGATAGCGCCATCGGCCATTGGACGGCGGCGGAGGTCAAGGCTCGCAAGCGGCGGGCCACGGGGCGACCGGGCTCATCGATCAGCCCTTCGAGATCTTCTTCTCAGAAAAACGACGTGCTTGCGCGCGATTGGGTCGTACTTCCTGAGTTCGAACTTCGCCTGCATGGTTCGCTTGTTCTTCGTGGTGACGTAGGCGAAACCGGTGCCGGCGGTGGAGACGAGTTGGATGACGTCGCGCATGGGAGTTCCTCCGAGGGGGCGACACTACGCGGCACACGTTTGAGTTGCAACTGAGTTGCGAATGTGAGATTGGCTTTCATCCCACTTGATGGAGGCTTCAGTGGAACGATTGCCCGTGACGGTGCTCAGCGGCTTTCTCGGCGCCGGCAAGACCACCCTCTTGAACCACGTACTGGCGAATCGTGAGGGTCGCCGCGTCGCAGTCATCGTCAACGACATGAGCGAGGTCAACATCGACGCCCAGCTCGTGAACATGGGCGGCGCCGCGCTCGGGCGCACCGACGAGAAGCTCGTCGAGATGTCGAACGGGTGCATCTGCTGCACCCTGCGCGAGGACCTCCTCGTGGAGGTCAAGCGCCTCGCGAGAGAGGGCCGCTTTGACAGCCTGCTCATCGAGTCGACGGGAATCGGTGAGCCTATGCCGGTCGCGGCAACGTTCTCGTTCCGCGATGAAGCGGGCTTCAGCCTCGCCGACGTCGCGAAACTCGACACCATGGTCACGGTTGTGGACGGCGCCAACTTCCTCAGGGAATACAGCTCGTCGGACGACCTAAGAGCCAGGGGCGTCGCCCTCGGTCCGGAGGACGAGCGGACGATCGCGGATCTGCTCGTGGACCAGGTGGAGTTCGCGAACGTACTCGTCGTCTCCAAGACCGACCTCATCGACGGACCGGAGCTCGCTCGGCTCGAAGGTCTGCTGCATCAGCTGAATCCGGAGGCGCGTATCGTGCGCGTGGAGCATGGGCGGGTCCCCGTCGGCGCGGTCCTCGACACGGGGCTCTTCGACCACGACAAGGCGGCGAACTACGCCGGCTGGGCCAAGGAGCTCGCCGGAATTCACACGCCGGAGACGCAGGCGTACGGAATCGGCAGCTTTGTTTACCGCGCGCGGCGCCCGTTCCATCCCGCGCGGCTTCACGCCTTCCTCGCCAGCGAGTGGGGTGGTGTCCTTCGCTCGAAGGGCTTCTTTTGGCTCGCGACACGTATGAGCGAGGTGGGGGCGTGGTCTCAGGCCGGCCCGGCGTGTCGAACGACCCGCGCCGGCTTTTGGTGGGCGGCGGCGCCGGCCGCGTTGTGGCCTGAGGCTCCGGAAGCGCAAGCCGAACTCCGGCGCGCCTTCCAGGACCCGTATGGCGATCGTCGCCAGGAGCTCGTGTTGATCGGGATCGGCATGAACGAACCGGCTCTCCGAGCGGGTTTCGATCGGTGCCTCCTCAGCGACGCCGAGATGAGCCTAGCTCCAGCCGGTTGGCGAGCGCTCCCGGATCCGTTTCCATCGTGGGGCGAGGTGACCATCGAAGCAGAGGCCGCGCGCGTCGCATGACCGAACACGGAAGAGAGCTCGCGGCCCACGGGGGCCAAGAGGCGTTCATGCAGAACGGGCACTCGGGCGGCGATTGCAGCGTTCGAACGGTAGACCACGTTGCGGGGCTAAGCGCGCTCTTCGACGACAGCGTCAACATCGTCACGTTTTCGCGGCCGCTGGATGCGGCGATCGTCGGCGACGCCCAACTGGCACTCGGCGAGCCGGGCCTCCAGGTCTTGACCTCCGTCACCCCGAGCGACGGTCCCGGCGTCCTCATGGCGCAGATGAAGGAGCTTCCGTACCTCACCCGGGAGGCTCACTTCTGGGTCGAGGTGCTCGCGGAGCTGACGGGTTGTGGGCTCGTGGGCTTTCGACTGGTGCGCCTCGACGCGGCGATGTGTCCACGCTTTCACGTCGACAAGCTGACGGTCCGTGTCGTCTGCGCGTTCGCGGGCAACGGCACCGAGTACGTCGCCGAGCACGACGTGGATCGCCGGTGGCTCGGACACGCGGCCTCTGGCCTCGACGACGAGGCGTCGGGCCTGCTACGTACCGGTGCGCGAATTCGGCGAGCCGGCACCGGAGACGTCGTGCTCCTCAAAGGCGAAGCATGGCCTGGAAACGCCGGACGTGGTGCTGTGCATCGCTCCCCCTCGGCGACCAGCACGGCGCCTCGGCTGGTGATGACACTCGACCCGCTGTAGAGAGCGATGCCAAGGGCGGAGCGCATGAGCATGGACACACCGAGCATCGACACGCAAAAGGCCTGGGATCGTCACGCGCACACGTACGCGCGCCTGGGCGCCCCCTTCACCGGGTACATCGCGCAATCGCTCTTTCACTCCGTGGCCGGTCGACTCCCGCCGGCGCCCCGGATCCTCGACGTCGCGTGCGGCAACGGTGAACTCTCGCGGGCGGCCGCGCTGCATTGCGTCGCGGAGCGCGCAGCCCTTGGTCGCGCGGGGAACGTGCTGGCGACGGACTTCTCCTCTGAGATGGTCGCGCTTGCGTCGAAGAACCTAAGCGTGCTCGATGCCGGCGACATCGTCCGCTGCGCAGTGCACGACGGGCAGGCGCTGGCGCTCGCGTCGGATTCGTTCGACGCCGTCTTCTCGGCCTTCGGCATCTTTCTATTCCCGGACCGCTGTGCGGGATGGCGTGAGGCTGCGCGGGTCCTCAAGCCGGGTGGGCTCCTCGCAACGGCGGTGTGGCGCGGCCCGGAGGATAACGCGCTGGCGCGGCTTCAGATGGGCCCCGTCATGGCAGCGCTGCCGGAGCGCATTCGGGCGGCGGTCCCTCGGCCTTCATGGCTCGATATCGCGTCACGCGAAGGCCTCGAACGGGAGCTCGCGAGCTCGGGCTTTGAAGAGGTCGAGGTGACCGTATTCGACGCGGTCCTGACGGCCCCGACGGCCCGCGTGATGTGGGAGTCGATGCGCGAGAACCCGGTCACACGAGGCTTCCTCGCCCCGTGTACGGATGCCGAGCTTCTCGCGGTTGAGGACGCGGTCCTCTCGAGCTTCCTTTCCATCTCGGGGGGACCTGACCGCCCGGTGCGCTTTGAGGCGTCTTGCCACTTGGCCGTCGCGCGGCGCTCTTGACCTGATCTCCTCAGAGCGCCTCGCCGCGTCGACCTGATCGATCCGAGGGGCGCCTCGGTCGACGGGCCGCTGCATGCGAACCAGGTGCGCGGGGAGAGCAGGGTGCTCACCCAAACGATCTTGCTGCATTCGGCCCTCGCTCGACCGGTTCCGGAGCGGCACACGTTGTGCGACTGCCAGCGCACCGAGGTGCTCCCCATGAAGCTCGACCGTTCGCTTTTCCTTGCCGTCGCAACATCCCTCGCCGCCGTCGCCTGCGGCAGCTCGTCCGCCGAGACCGACACCGACGAAGGTGCCGTGCAAGGCGCCGAAGGCGCCCGCTGCGTCGATCCGGGCCAGGACGGCGCCGGTCCGTCGTCGGACCTCGCCTTCTGCACGGACTTGGCGACGCGCGCTGCCGCCGTGGGCGAGCACTTCCAGAGCGTGCAGAACGTGTGCAGCGGCTACCTCACGAACTTCAAGAGCGAGGCGGCCAAGCGCGCCAAGACGTGCATGACCGGGCTCCGCACCGAGCTGGCCGGTCGTGGCCCGGCCTTCGATTGGATGGGGCTCTACGAGTGCGGCTACTCCAGCCTACGAGGCACCTGCGAGGCGAATGGCATCACGTCGGCCTGTCGCGACCTCATCACCGAGCCGAACCAGATGTCGACCTCAACGGCCATGGCCGAGCCCGCGATGGTCGAGGCCGAGTGCGTGTCGTTCCTGTCGGGCCTCAAACGCGCCGGCGTGGAGCAAGTGAAGGGCTGCGTCACGCAAACCAAGTTTCCTGTCTACTCCTGCGTCGAAGGCATCGAGCCGAATACGAGCGCCAAGAACCTGTGCCTCGACACCAAGGCGCGCACCGAGTCGGGCGCCACGCGGCTCCAACTCGCCGAGGGTTGCAAGCACCTCGCCATCGACGAGGATGCGAAGGGCGTCTGTTACCAGTTCGTGAAAGCGAGCCGCGTCGCCATGGCGGAGCGTCTGGTAACGGCCATTCAGCAAGCCACCGTCGATCGCCGCGCGCCGCTCACGGCCGCCAACGTTCACAACATCGGCGTGAGCGCGCTCCGCGAGGCGTGCCGCGCCCCCGCCGAGGTCGACGCGATCTGCACGCAAGTGGTCGCCAAGTACACGGCGGCGGGAAAGAGCAACGCCGGTGGCCGCATCACCCGCGAGTGTCGCGCCGTCTTCCCAGGGCTGCTCAAGGCGGCGCGCGATCGCATCCTCTCGGGCGCCGTTCCGGTCGATGGCCGCATCGTTTCCGCCATCGTGTCGTTGCCGACGCCGGTCGATGCGACGGCGGACGAGTTCCCCGAAACGGCCGAGTGAGCCTACGCTGGCGCCGCGAAGGGCGGCGCCGATGTCGCTCGAGCAAATCGGGAGCGGTGAGGTATGGGCGAGGTTGACGAGCTTTCGAAGGTCCAGAGGCGTCAGCTGGGGGCGGTCGTCGAGATCGCGTCGGCGAACACGAGGTGTCAACGGCCCCTCATCGCCCGAGCGCGCGCCGCACCGATCGCGGCCGCGCTGTGTCTCGCGGGCGTCGCGTTCGTTGCGTGTGGTGACGAGGTTCGCGACCTTGCGGGCAGCGAGGCCTCGGTCGACGCCAGCTCGAGCGACGTAGGTCTCACGAGCCCCGCGGATGGCATCGCAAGCGACGCTGGCGACATGCCCGATGGCAGCGTCACGGGGAGCGACGCAAGCGCCTTGGATGACGCGAACGGCTGCGGGGCCGACGGCATGGCGTGCACGTCGACGACGGTATCGAGCGGCCTCTGCAAGTCGGGCCAGTGTGCCCCGTGCAACGAGGCCCTCGATCAAGCCGCCTGCGCCACAGGCTACGTCGACGCGGGCCCACACGTCTGCGTGGGCGGAACGTGCGTCGCCGCGAGCTGCTCCAGCGCCGCTTCATGCCCCAGCGGTCAGGGCTGCGCACAAGGCACGTGCGTCGCCTGCGACGCTCAGTCGGGGAACACCTACGTCGTCGACCCCGGCCTCGGCAGCCTATCGGCGACGGGTAGCGGCAAAGCCTTGAGCGTGACGACCCCGGCGTGTGCTTTCCGCACCGTCCGCCAGGCCCTTGATGCGATTGCCGCCAAGGCTGGCGACGCAGGGCCGCCCCCTCCCGGGACCACCATCGTCCTGCGCGGGCCCAAGCTCGCGACGGCTTCGTCCGACGAGCCCATCTGGCTTCCGGAGAATGTGACGATAGCGGGCGAGGCCGGCGGCGGCGTAGAGCGCCCTCCCGCATACGTGGCGCTCGTCGTCGTGGGCGTCACGACAAAGAACGTGAAGCTCCGGGGACTTGTCATCGACGGCATCGCACCGACGGTCGGCGGCAACACCGCTTGTCTCGGGACCCATGGGGATTCCACCGTGGTCCTCGAGGACGTCGAGCTACGCCGCTGCGATGTCGGTCTCCGCGCCTCTGACACCTCGAAGGTGACGGTGAACGGGAACACGACGATTCGCGAGATGGGGACCGACGGCATCGTCGGTTTCTCCGACACGGAGATCAACGTCACCGGCATCGGCGGGCCCATCGCCTTGCTCAAGAACGGAACGGCCATCACCGCGCTCGGCTCGTCGAAGGTGACGCTGTCGAGTTCACTCACGCCGATCCTCATCGCGGAGAGCACCGCCGGCGGTGTCGCAGCGCGCGGCTCGGCGACGGTCAGGCTGCTCGGCGGCGCGGCGCCGATCACGCTCCGCGACAACGGGGTCAGCCTCTCGGTGCAAGAGAACGCGAAGCTAGTGGTCAAAGGTGACGCCGCGGCTCGCAACGTTCTCGCCACGAACACCACCAGCGGCACCGACGGCCTGCGGATTCTCCTCGTTACGCAGAGCGGACTCGTCCACACGCTCACCACGATCGACCTCGGGACCGATGTCGGCGCGAACGCCGGGGGCAACACGCTCCAAGACGTATCCAAGCCGAACACGGGGGCGGGGATCTGCATCTTGACGGCCCCGAACCTGGGCGAGACCCTCGAGGCGCGCGGCAACAAGTTTGTCACCGGCGGCGATGCGGGGCTTGCCGTCGATTGCAAGGCCGGGGCTGGGGGACTTGGTGCGCCGAAGGGGTTCTGCACAGGTGCCGTCAACGTGGCCGGCACTGGAGTGACGGGCAACACGATCCGCGTGGACGGCTGCACGCTCAACTGAGCGACCCGTCTCGCAGGGGCGTCGAGTGAGGGGCCGGCTTGTCCACGCGGGCACCACGAGCGGCGCCGACGTCGGTGACGGTCATCGCGGGCTTGAGGTCGAGCGCGCGAAAAGAGCTCGACGCCCGCGTGTGGACCTGCGCATCCCAGGGGGCGCTACTGGCGGCTTTCTTGCCTTTGGGGGGCGGCCGCGCGCTTCGTGCGACGGGTCGACCGCGTCGTCATACGTGCTCGGCGCTCGCGGCGAGGCTCGCGAGGAACGCGTCGAGCTGGTCGAGTTGCTCCGGCATCGCGCCCGTCGCCCCCGAGGCCTCGAGCGCGTCCTTGGAGGGATAGAGGTCATGCACGACCAGTACGGTCTTGCCGTCCTTTTCGTCGAAGGTGACCGTGGTGACCGTCACGCCAGCCTCTCCTTCATCGTGCGTCCAAACGAGGCGCGAGGGCGGCGTTACGTCGCGGTACGTGCCGAAGAACGCCATGGTCGAGTGGCCGTGCCGAA encodes:
- a CDS encoding MerC domain-containing protein, producing MRLKVHAHHHACECAAHRAPKVAAPTASLWSAILPVLACAVCPACLSTYAKLFSVLGVGFGLSEFHHHVLLVVAISASIGLSAWRSWRTRRAWPIGIALTGSALVATGHFAGDLHAIEWTGVLLLLAGGLTEHFRLRRQQASLAHSAA
- a CDS encoding GTP-binding protein → MRSPARKLPVTVLSGFLGAGKTTLLNHVLANRENRKVAVIVNDMSEVNVDAQLIKTGSASLSRVDEKLVEMQNGCICCTLREDLLVEVGKLAAEGRFDYLLVESTGISEPLPVAETFTFEDESGRSLSEVARLDTMVTVVDAKNFLADWQSEDDLRARKIALGDDDERSVADLLVEQIEFANVLVVSKLDLVSPVAAERLEGMLRHLNPDAHVVHADRGKVPLDAVLGTGLFDFEKAAQAPGWMKELRGEHVPETVEYGIASFAYRARTPFHPERFWALLQDPSTWHGVLRSKGFFWLASRMDVTGLWSQAGGSATCEAAGMWYAALPKSEWPDDDDGRAQIRSDWQEPWGDRRQELVFIGVELDEAALRAKLDAALLTKKELALGPEGWRALRDPFPEWSDDGVAA
- a CDS encoding SidA/IucD/PvdA family monooxygenase, producing the protein MSTPLDWLVVGGGVHGTYLSHVLVNRAGVAPDRVRVLDPEEHPLETFWRVTNATGMHYLRSPSVHHVDLHPFALRRFAKKGAGKRLARFVHPYDRPGLDFFRAHAEHVVREHRLCALRVRCRAKAITRLDEGYRVETDRGALESRRVVLAVGLGEQLCVPAWARELQGHPRIEHIFSATFRREAAADARSVAIVGGGISAAQLACALAGAGTEVTIVARHAPRIHRFDSEPEWLGPKAMAGFARTRDPQERRRLIAAARHRGSMPPEIASALQREQRSGRVKWVEAEPRGVDPTATLVRLRLDRTPNLLEADRVVLATGFDGHRPGGALLSDEAVDRLGLPRAECGYPLISPRLEWARGLFVSGPLAELELGPTARNIAGARTAGERLLAAA
- a CDS encoding transcriptional repressor, whose translation is MSTKTRLLRDDDLRQLLVGKGIRVTEQRMVILRELAKLRIPASHPELTERLAGVDLDRATIYRNLISLTEAGLLVKTQLGDNVWRFELPHMKSTQHGAHPHFVCNDCGDVACLPESAVALRGEAVRNHVAEVQLRGRCVACVRT
- the rpmG gene encoding 50S ribosomal protein L33, whose product is MRDVIQLVSTAGTGFAYVTTKNKRTMQAKFELRKYDPIARKHVVFLRRRSRRADR
- a CDS encoding GTP-binding protein, which produces MERLPVTVLSGFLGAGKTTLLNHVLANREGRRVAVIVNDMSEVNIDAQLVNMGGAALGRTDEKLVEMSNGCICCTLREDLLVEVKRLAREGRFDSLLIESTGIGEPMPVAATFSFRDEAGFSLADVAKLDTMVTVVDGANFLREYSSSDDLRARGVALGPEDERTIADLLVDQVEFANVLVVSKTDLIDGPELARLEGLLHQLNPEARIVRVEHGRVPVGAVLDTGLFDHDKAANYAGWAKELAGIHTPETQAYGIGSFVYRARRPFHPARLHAFLASEWGGVLRSKGFFWLATRMSEVGAWSQAGPACRTTRAGFWWAAAPAALWPEAPEAQAELRRAFQDPYGDRRQELVLIGIGMNEPALRAGFDRCLLSDAEMSLAPAGWRALPDPFPSWGEVTIEAEAARVA
- a CDS encoding DUF1826 domain-containing protein, which produces MTEHGRELAAHGGQEAFMQNGHSGGDCSVRTVDHVAGLSALFDDSVNIVTFSRPLDAAIVGDAQLALGEPGLQVLTSVTPSDGPGVLMAQMKELPYLTREAHFWVEVLAELTGCGLVGFRLVRLDAAMCPRFHVDKLTVRVVCAFAGNGTEYVAEHDVDRRWLGHAASGLDDEASGLLRTGARIRRAGTGDVVLLKGEAWPGNAGRGAVHRSPSATSTAPRLVMTLDPL
- a CDS encoding methyltransferase domain-containing protein, with the protein product MSMDTPSIDTQKAWDRHAHTYARLGAPFTGYIAQSLFHSVAGRLPPAPRILDVACGNGELSRAAALHCVAERAALGRAGNVLATDFSSEMVALASKNLSVLDAGDIVRCAVHDGQALALASDSFDAVFSAFGIFLFPDRCAGWREAARVLKPGGLLATAVWRGPEDNALARLQMGPVMAALPERIRAAVPRPSWLDIASREGLERELASSGFEEVEVTVFDAVLTAPTARVMWESMRENPVTRGFLAPCTDAELLAVEDAVLSSFLSISGGPDRPVRFEASCHLAVARRS
- a CDS encoding SRPBCC family protein, encoding MAERSDDGATAMNPTTAERTSDRELVVKRTVNGPARLVFEAWTKPELFQRWWVPKSYGLTLLSCEMDVRVGGQYRLVFRHGHSTMAFFGTYRDVTPPSRLVWTHDEGEAGVTVTTVTFDEKDGKTVLVVHDLYPSKDALEASGATGAMPEQLDQLDAFLASLAASAEHV